From the genome of Pelomonas sp. SE-A7, one region includes:
- a CDS encoding SAM-dependent methyltransferase: MIHRLEQQIRDEIAAAGGWLGFERFMALALYAPGLGYYANERRKFGRMPESGSDFVTAPELSPLFGRALARQVEQALDATGTDEVWEFGAGSGALAAQLLETLGDRVRRYRIVDLSGLLRERQAERLAAWSDKLEWMDRLPDAIEGVIVGNEVLDAMPVQLLHFDGEQWRERGVVALETGFGWADRATEARPPFSAPFVPDTLTEIHPQGEGFIRTLAATLKRGAAFLIDYGFPEAEYYHPQRTGGTLMCHHEHKADPDPLVRIGDKDITAHVNFTGIALAGQDAGLQVLGYTSQANFLINCGLVELMGEAALPERAMAHRLITEHEMGELFKVVGFATGEGFEALGFARGDRSHTL, from the coding sequence TTGATCCATCGGCTGGAACAACAGATCCGCGACGAGATCGCGGCGGCCGGCGGCTGGCTGGGCTTCGAGCGTTTCATGGCGCTGGCCCTGTATGCGCCAGGTCTGGGTTATTACGCCAACGAGCGCCGCAAGTTCGGCCGCATGCCCGAGAGCGGCTCCGACTTCGTGACCGCGCCCGAGCTGTCGCCGCTGTTCGGCCGCGCGCTGGCGCGCCAGGTCGAACAGGCGCTGGACGCCACGGGCACCGACGAGGTCTGGGAGTTCGGCGCCGGCAGCGGCGCACTCGCGGCCCAGCTGCTGGAGACCCTGGGCGACCGGGTCAGGCGCTACCGCATCGTCGACCTGTCCGGCCTGCTGCGGGAGCGCCAGGCCGAGCGCCTGGCCGCCTGGAGCGACAAGCTCGAATGGATGGACCGCCTGCCGGATGCCATAGAAGGTGTGATCGTCGGCAACGAGGTGCTCGATGCGATGCCGGTGCAGCTCTTGCACTTCGACGGCGAGCAATGGCGCGAGCGCGGCGTGGTCGCGCTGGAGACTGGCTTCGGCTGGGCCGATCGGGCTACCGAGGCGCGGCCGCCTTTCAGCGCGCCCTTCGTGCCCGACACCCTGACCGAGATCCATCCGCAAGGCGAGGGCTTCATCCGCACGCTGGCCGCCACGCTGAAGCGAGGTGCGGCCTTCCTGATCGACTACGGCTTCCCCGAGGCCGAGTACTACCACCCGCAGCGCACCGGCGGCACCCTGATGTGCCACCACGAGCACAAGGCCGACCCCGACCCGCTGGTGCGGATCGGCGACAAGGACATCACGGCCCATGTCAACTTCACCGGCATCGCCCTGGCCGGCCAGGACGCCGGCCTGCAGGTGCTTGGCTACACCAGCCAGGCCAACTTCCTGATCAACTGCGGCCTGGTCGAACTGATGGGCGAGGCGGCCTTGCCCGAGCGGGCGATGGCGCACCGCCTGATCACCGAGCATGAGATGGGCGAGCTGTTCAAGGTCGTGGGCTTTGCCACCGGAGAGGGCTTCGAAGCCCTGGGATTTGCCCGCGGAGATCGCAGCCATACGCTTTGA
- a CDS encoding EAL domain-containing protein: MDEDRLQQEIAAARLRLIADNVPALIALYDARTDLCLFANRQYAQTFGLDERSILGRSFGEVIGPDATEKIQWAVDKVKTEHQAANYERQLDDGRWIEVNLIPHLDDAGTLIASCVLINDISKHRNAEKLARETQQRLDKFMHATVEGILFHRDGVVTDVNPPLCALVGYSLEEMIGRQALAFVAEDELAKVQQVMSAARELRYETAVVHKDGTRIPVEFIVRTMEMDGERHRMTIVRDIRDRVAAQARIQHLAHHDSLTQLLNRSAFMERLQPALDSAASQGHQLGLLFIDLDNFKRVNDSLGHLEGDQVLTTVSRRITGCLRSSDLVGRFGGDEFVVLLEDVHHRDDVLVVLQALLEVVEVPVFADGRELSVTPSIGVALFPEHGETAQELIQHADTAMYRAKAKGRATYEFFAPDMAESAYADLVIESELSAGLDEGEFLLYYQPQVDARSGRLVGAEALLRWRHPQRGLLTPEAFIAVAERHRLMLPLSDWVLAEAARQARRWHDAGLPPLRIAVNLSSMQFRLDSFACAVAQVLEESGASGEWLELELTERMLIDDIDHAPETLARLRAQGLSISVDDFGTGHTSLAHLTQLPLDKLKIDQGFVAKLPEDAGAMAITRAITEMARGLNFKVGAEGVRTDEQRRLLQEWGCHELQGELFAVPMPAAEFERWLRQREEMG, translated from the coding sequence ATGGACGAGGACCGCCTTCAGCAGGAGATCGCCGCGGCGCGGCTGCGGCTGATCGCCGACAACGTGCCGGCCCTGATCGCGCTGTACGACGCGCGCACCGACCTCTGCCTGTTCGCCAACCGCCAATACGCCCAGACCTTCGGCCTGGACGAGCGCAGCATCCTGGGCCGCTCGTTTGGCGAGGTCATCGGCCCGGACGCCACGGAAAAGATCCAGTGGGCGGTCGACAAGGTCAAGACCGAGCACCAGGCCGCCAACTACGAGCGCCAGCTCGACGATGGCCGCTGGATCGAGGTCAACCTGATTCCGCACCTGGACGATGCCGGCACCCTGATCGCCAGCTGCGTGCTGATCAACGACATCAGCAAGCACCGCAACGCCGAGAAGCTGGCGCGCGAGACCCAGCAGCGGCTGGACAAGTTCATGCACGCCACGGTCGAGGGCATCCTGTTCCATCGCGACGGTGTCGTCACCGACGTCAATCCGCCGCTGTGCGCGCTGGTCGGCTATTCGCTGGAAGAGATGATCGGCCGCCAGGCCCTGGCCTTCGTGGCCGAGGACGAACTGGCCAAGGTCCAGCAGGTGATGAGCGCGGCGCGCGAGCTGCGCTACGAGACCGCCGTGGTCCACAAGGACGGCACGCGCATCCCGGTCGAGTTCATAGTGCGCACCATGGAGATGGACGGCGAGCGCCACCGCATGACCATCGTGCGGGACATCCGTGACCGCGTCGCCGCCCAGGCCCGGATCCAGCACCTGGCCCACCATGATTCGCTGACCCAGCTGCTGAACCGCAGCGCCTTCATGGAACGTCTGCAGCCGGCGCTGGACAGCGCCGCCTCCCAGGGCCACCAGCTGGGCCTGCTCTTCATCGACCTGGACAACTTCAAGCGGGTCAACGACTCGCTGGGACATCTGGAAGGCGACCAGGTGCTGACCACGGTGTCGCGCCGCATCACCGGCTGCCTGCGCTCCAGCGACCTGGTCGGCCGCTTCGGTGGCGACGAATTCGTCGTGCTGCTGGAAGACGTGCACCACCGCGACGACGTGCTGGTCGTGCTGCAGGCGCTGCTGGAAGTGGTCGAGGTGCCGGTGTTTGCCGACGGCCGCGAGCTCTCGGTCACGCCCTCGATCGGGGTGGCGCTGTTCCCCGAGCATGGCGAGACGGCGCAGGAGCTGATCCAGCATGCCGACACCGCCATGTACCGGGCCAAGGCCAAGGGCCGGGCCACCTACGAATTCTTCGCGCCCGACATGGCCGAGAGCGCCTACGCCGACCTGGTGATCGAAAGCGAGCTCAGCGCCGGCCTGGACGAGGGCGAGTTCCTGCTCTATTACCAGCCCCAGGTGGATGCCAGGAGCGGCCGCCTGGTCGGCGCCGAGGCCCTGTTGCGCTGGCGCCATCCGCAGCGCGGCCTGCTGACGCCCGAGGCCTTCATTGCCGTGGCCGAACGCCACCGGCTGATGCTGCCGCTGTCCGACTGGGTGCTGGCCGAAGCCGCCCGCCAGGCGCGGCGCTGGCACGACGCCGGCCTGCCGCCGCTGCGCATCGCGGTCAATCTGTCCAGCATGCAGTTCCGGCTCGACAGCTTTGCCTGCGCCGTGGCCCAGGTGCTGGAGGAGTCCGGCGCCAGCGGCGAATGGCTGGAGCTGGAGCTGACCGAGCGCATGCTGATCGACGACATCGACCATGCGCCAGAGACGCTGGCGCGGCTGCGCGCGCAGGGGCTCAGCATCTCGGTGGATGACTTCGGCACCGGCCACACCTCGCTGGCCCACCTGACCCAGCTGCCGCTGGACAAGCTCAAGATCGACCAGGGTTTCGTGGCCAAGCTGCCCGAGGATGCCGGCGCAATGGCCATCACCCGCGCCATCACCGAGATGGCGCGTGGCCTCAATTTCAAGGTCGGTGCCGAAGGCGTGCGCACCGACGAGCAGCGCCGCCTGTTGCAGGAATGGGGCTGCCACGAGCTGCAGGGCGAGCTGTTCGCCGTGCCCATGCCGGCGGCCGAGTTCGAGCGCTGGTTGCGACAGCGCGAGGAGATGGGTTGA
- a CDS encoding uracil-DNA glycosylase — translation MTWDPRQRAMLEAMGYKVWAAPAVEPVALVEERPAPAPAPRVAAPVPAVQAVATALPQRVAVASARPEIAQLDWQGLQQSVAACRNCGLCESRQQTVFGVGHPQAEWMIVGEAPGEQEDRQGEPFVGVAGQLLDNMLRAVGLTRAEAEPARQVFIANTLKCRPPRNRNPEPEELAACQPYLDRQIELVRPRIILALGRFAVQALLGSNEALGRLRGQVHRYQGIPVIVSYHPAYLLRNLTDKARAWEDLCLAKATLEQQPERR, via the coding sequence ATGACTTGGGATCCGCGTCAACGTGCGATGTTGGAAGCCATGGGCTACAAGGTCTGGGCGGCGCCGGCGGTTGAGCCCGTGGCCCTTGTCGAGGAGCGGCCGGCGCCTGCACCGGCGCCGCGAGTTGCTGCACCTGTCCCTGCCGTGCAGGCCGTGGCCACCGCCCTGCCTCAGCGCGTGGCGGTTGCTTCGGCCCGCCCTGAAATCGCCCAGCTCGACTGGCAAGGCCTGCAGCAGAGTGTCGCCGCCTGCCGCAACTGCGGACTCTGCGAAAGCCGCCAGCAGACCGTGTTCGGCGTCGGCCATCCGCAGGCCGAGTGGATGATCGTCGGCGAGGCGCCGGGCGAGCAGGAGGACCGGCAGGGCGAGCCCTTCGTCGGCGTGGCCGGTCAGTTGCTCGACAACATGCTGCGGGCCGTCGGCCTGACCCGGGCCGAGGCCGAGCCGGCGCGCCAGGTCTTCATCGCCAACACCCTGAAGTGCCGGCCGCCGCGCAACCGCAATCCCGAGCCCGAGGAACTGGCGGCCTGCCAGCCCTATCTGGACCGCCAGATCGAGCTGGTGCGGCCGCGCATCATCCTGGCGCTGGGCCGCTTTGCGGTGCAGGCCCTGCTGGGCAGCAACGAGGCCCTGGGCCGGCTGCGCGGCCAGGTCCACCGCTACCAGGGCATTCCGGTCATCGTGTCCTACCACCCGGCCTATCTGCTGCGCAACCTGACCGACAAGGCGCGCGCCTGGGAAGACCTCTGCCTGGCCAAGGCCACGCTCGAACAGCAGCCGGAGCGGCGCTGA
- the rimI gene encoding ribosomal protein S18-alanine N-acetyltransferase — MSAQPQSLLAILPLRLVDLEAVLGIEQQSYSFPWTQGNFVDSLAAGYEAWSLWEGQGQQARLIAYFLAMRGFEELHLLNITVHPAYQGQGLARLLLDELCARARLLGCLQVWLEVRESNARARSVYRRYGFTEVGLRRAYYPAGHGKREDAVLMSLNLEAEEASA; from the coding sequence ATGAGCGCCCAGCCGCAGTCGCTGCTCGCCATCCTGCCGCTGCGCCTGGTGGACCTGGAGGCGGTGCTCGGCATCGAGCAGCAGTCCTACAGTTTTCCCTGGACCCAGGGCAATTTCGTCGATTCACTGGCGGCCGGCTATGAGGCCTGGTCGCTGTGGGAAGGCCAGGGCCAGCAGGCTCGGCTGATCGCCTACTTCCTGGCCATGCGCGGCTTCGAGGAGCTGCATCTGCTGAACATCACGGTGCACCCGGCCTATCAGGGCCAGGGCCTGGCCCGCTTGTTGCTGGACGAGCTCTGCGCCCGTGCCCGGTTGCTGGGCTGCCTGCAGGTCTGGCTGGAGGTGCGCGAGAGCAATGCCCGCGCCCGCAGCGTCTACCGCCGCTATGGTTTCACCGAGGTGGGCCTGCGCCGCGCCTACTACCCGGCCGGCCACGGCAAGCGCGAGGATGCGGTGCTGATGAGCCTGAACCTGGAAGCCGAGGAGGCCTCGGCATGA
- the tsaB gene encoding tRNA (adenosine(37)-N6)-threonylcarbamoyltransferase complex dimerization subunit type 1 TsaB, which translates to MISLLSIDSSTEALALALSAPAGRFFFEGEGGAKASAELLPQVRRLLRDAGLRGEQLDAIAFGRGPGAFTGLRTACAVAQGLAFGWNKPVLALDSLMLVAQDARTQGAPEGLPLWVLMDARMGEIYAGCYRRAGAAWQVVEAPALYSPEALRAHWSSQPLAVCGSALQPFAAQLSLEGVPAWPECKSRAAALAVLAEQAWAGGEHLDAAEAMPLYVRDKVAQTTAERAAAGGKA; encoded by the coding sequence ATGATTTCACTGCTGTCCATCGACAGTTCGACGGAAGCACTGGCCCTGGCGCTCAGCGCTCCTGCGGGGCGCTTTTTTTTTGAAGGCGAGGGCGGTGCCAAGGCCTCGGCCGAGCTGCTGCCTCAGGTGCGCCGATTGCTGCGCGACGCCGGCCTGCGCGGCGAGCAGCTGGACGCCATCGCCTTCGGCCGCGGCCCCGGCGCCTTCACCGGCCTGCGCACGGCCTGCGCGGTCGCCCAGGGTCTGGCCTTCGGCTGGAACAAGCCCGTGCTGGCCCTCGACAGCCTGATGCTGGTCGCCCAGGATGCCCGCACCCAGGGGGCGCCCGAAGGCCTGCCGCTGTGGGTGCTGATGGATGCCCGCATGGGCGAGATCTATGCCGGCTGCTATCGCCGGGCTGGCGCGGCCTGGCAGGTGGTCGAGGCCCCGGCGCTCTACAGCCCCGAGGCCTTGCGAGCCCATTGGAGCAGCCAGCCCCTGGCGGTCTGTGGATCGGCCTTGCAGCCTTTCGCTGCCCAGCTGTCGCTGGAGGGCGTGCCGGCCTGGCCCGAATGCAAATCGCGCGCTGCGGCGCTGGCCGTGCTGGCCGAGCAGGCCTGGGCCGGCGGCGAGCACCTGGACGCGGCCGAAGCCATGCCGCTGTATGTGCGCGACAAGGTCGCGCAGACCACGGCCGAACGTGCAGCCGCCGGGGGCAAGGCATGA
- a CDS encoding OmpW family outer membrane protein: protein MKFRSFVPHLALALGLSLAAGLAAAQTHSVYLGGVFIDVRAKAPALEGGPAVPAPGGLLEVGDASTTGFGYVYHATPEWSVEVALGIPPRHKVYGRGFLEPFGQISSVKQLPPTVFVNYRFGDLLPRLSPFVGLGLNYTKFSQARSTASGDAASGGSTKIMLDDSWGLAAHAGLSYAIDKNWALVGTVATAKVKSDMKAVTSTRTGDVTRTTTIDFRPIAYTLSLGYTF, encoded by the coding sequence ATGAAGTTTCGTTCCTTTGTTCCCCATCTCGCGTTGGCACTGGGCCTGAGCCTGGCGGCCGGCCTGGCCGCCGCACAGACCCACAGCGTCTATCTCGGCGGCGTCTTCATCGACGTGCGCGCCAAGGCGCCGGCCCTGGAAGGCGGCCCGGCCGTGCCGGCTCCCGGCGGCCTGCTCGAGGTCGGCGATGCCAGCACCACGGGCTTCGGCTACGTCTACCATGCGACGCCCGAATGGTCGGTCGAAGTGGCCCTGGGCATTCCGCCGCGCCACAAGGTCTATGGCCGCGGCTTCCTGGAGCCCTTCGGCCAGATTTCGTCGGTCAAGCAGCTGCCGCCCACGGTCTTCGTCAACTACCGCTTCGGCGACCTCCTGCCGCGTCTCAGCCCCTTCGTCGGCCTGGGCCTGAACTACACCAAGTTCAGCCAGGCGCGCAGCACGGCCTCGGGCGATGCGGCCAGCGGCGGCTCGACCAAGATCATGCTGGACGACTCCTGGGGCCTGGCCGCCCATGCCGGCCTGAGCTATGCCATCGACAAGAACTGGGCCCTGGTCGGTACCGTGGCCACGGCCAAGGTCAAGAGCGACATGAAGGCGGTCACCAGCACCCGCACGGGCGACGTGACGCGGACCACGACCATCGACTTCCGACCCATCGCCTACACGCTGTCGCTGGGCTATACCTTCTAG
- a CDS encoding prolyl oligopeptidase family serine peptidase — MSTKRHLALLALASAALAGCGGGANNNTDDPPPARATIITAQVAGAATIAQIDAGTAASGAQALTGKAACDVEIRYVLYMTRDPNGLPATASAGVLVPKGTAAACTGDRPVLLYAHGTTTTKSFNMADVSKNGEASLLMSMYAAQGFIVVAPNYLGYDRSSLSYHPYLNAENQAIDMVDGLRAAKAHLMADSSVKPSSKLFISGYSQGGHVAMATHKIIERDYGSEFTVTAAGPMSGPYNMVGFGDIVTGSGPVNAGATLFVPLLLTSYQKSYGNIYSSPAEAYQSQFAPTIETLFPTDTPISELIAGGKLPADPTFTKLFGTGGLLNDSFRAGYQASNYRKALQANTLLGFTPKRPLVMCGGKQDPTVFYDVNTTAMSADLKTRAAALVMGTYDLETLSSLPAGVTGQTVYGGFQQAKAAAGANAQSQYHGSLVPPFCTVLVRGFFQQVLATGI; from the coding sequence ATGAGCACCAAGAGACATCTGGCCCTGCTGGCCCTGGCCAGCGCGGCATTGGCCGGCTGCGGCGGCGGCGCTAACAACAACACCGATGACCCGCCGCCGGCGCGGGCCACCATCATCACGGCCCAGGTGGCCGGCGCCGCGACGATCGCCCAGATCGACGCCGGCACGGCGGCCTCCGGCGCCCAGGCCCTGACCGGCAAGGCGGCCTGCGACGTCGAGATCCGCTATGTGCTGTACATGACGCGCGACCCGAACGGCCTGCCGGCCACGGCCTCGGCCGGCGTGCTGGTGCCCAAGGGCACGGCGGCGGCCTGTACCGGTGATCGTCCGGTGCTGCTGTATGCGCACGGCACGACGACGACCAAGAGCTTCAACATGGCCGACGTCAGCAAGAACGGCGAGGCCTCGCTGCTGATGTCCATGTACGCGGCCCAGGGCTTCATCGTCGTGGCACCCAACTACCTGGGCTATGACCGCAGCTCGCTGTCCTACCACCCCTACCTGAATGCCGAGAACCAGGCGATCGACATGGTCGACGGCCTGCGTGCCGCCAAGGCCCATCTGATGGCCGACAGCAGCGTCAAGCCCTCGAGCAAGCTGTTCATCAGCGGCTATTCGCAGGGCGGCCACGTGGCCATGGCCACGCACAAGATCATCGAGCGCGACTACGGCAGCGAGTTCACGGTGACCGCGGCCGGCCCGATGTCCGGCCCCTACAACATGGTGGGCTTCGGCGACATCGTCACCGGCAGTGGCCCGGTCAACGCCGGCGCCACGCTGTTCGTGCCCCTGCTGCTGACCAGCTACCAGAAGTCCTACGGCAATATCTACAGCAGCCCGGCCGAGGCCTATCAGTCGCAGTTCGCGCCGACCATCGAGACCCTGTTCCCGACGGACACGCCGATCTCCGAACTGATTGCCGGCGGCAAGCTACCTGCCGACCCGACCTTCACCAAGCTGTTCGGCACCGGCGGTCTGTTGAACGACAGCTTCCGTGCCGGCTACCAGGCCTCGAACTACCGCAAGGCACTCCAGGCCAACACGCTGCTGGGCTTCACGCCCAAGCGGCCGCTGGTGATGTGCGGCGGCAAGCAGGATCCGACGGTGTTCTACGACGTCAACACGACGGCCATGTCGGCCGACCTGAAGACCCGTGCCGCCGCCCTGGTGATGGGCACCTACGACCTGGAGACCCTGTCCAGCCTGCCCGCCGGCGTGACCGGCCAGACGGTCTATGGCGGCTTCCAGCAGGCCAAGGCCGCGGCCGGCGCCAATGCCCAGAGCCAGTACCACGGCAGCCTGGTGCCGCCGTTCTGCACCGTGCTCGTGCGCGGCTTCTTCCAGCAGGTGCTGGCCACCGGCATCTGA
- a CDS encoding SGNH/GDSL hydrolase family protein codes for MNRFKQSARQLGLALLAVSAAVLAGCGGGSEPIEKFAPKRIMAFGDESSTITSQGKKYTVNAVDTNGNLVCMANPIWVQTVAAGYGMVFPQCNPENIAAPQGQMYAKAGAKVADVAAQLDVFFSTGSFNAHDLVTMMAGANDILELYSQFPAVSRDSLINSARDIGKRWAAQVNRVADAGGRVVVTTLPDQGVTPYALKEKQTKQDTDRAKFLTELTTEFNTYFRLNIRNDGRAIGLVLADEMTQTASRYPAYASLINATDAMCLTTVTIADCTTKTILAESDPATWLWANDKLLSPAGHHMIGQSALSRAVNNPF; via the coding sequence ATGAACAGGTTCAAGCAGAGTGCCCGACAACTGGGTCTGGCACTGCTGGCAGTGTCCGCGGCCGTGCTGGCCGGTTGTGGCGGCGGTTCGGAGCCGATCGAGAAGTTCGCGCCCAAGCGCATCATGGCTTTCGGCGACGAGTCCAGCACGATCACGAGCCAGGGCAAGAAGTACACGGTCAACGCCGTAGACACCAACGGCAACCTCGTTTGCATGGCCAACCCGATCTGGGTGCAGACGGTGGCCGCGGGCTACGGCATGGTGTTCCCTCAGTGCAACCCCGAGAACATTGCCGCACCTCAAGGCCAGATGTATGCCAAGGCCGGTGCCAAGGTGGCCGACGTGGCGGCGCAGCTGGACGTGTTCTTCTCGACCGGCAGCTTCAACGCCCACGACCTGGTGACCATGATGGCCGGCGCCAACGACATCCTGGAGCTGTATTCGCAGTTCCCGGCGGTCAGTCGAGACTCGCTGATCAACAGCGCCCGTGACATCGGCAAGCGCTGGGCCGCCCAGGTCAACCGCGTGGCCGATGCGGGTGGCCGCGTGGTCGTAACGACTTTGCCGGACCAGGGCGTGACGCCCTACGCGCTGAAGGAAAAGCAGACCAAGCAGGACACGGACCGGGCCAAGTTCCTGACCGAGCTGACCACCGAGTTCAACACCTATTTCCGGCTCAACATCCGCAACGACGGCCGTGCCATCGGTCTGGTGCTGGCCGATGAGATGACGCAGACGGCGTCGCGCTACCCGGCCTATGCCAGCCTGATCAACGCGACCGACGCCATGTGCCTGACCACGGTCACCATCGCCGACTGCACGACCAAGACCATCCTGGCGGAATCCGATCCGGCCACCTGGCTGTGGGCCAACGACAAGCTGCTGAGCCCGGCGGGTCACCACATGATCGGCCAGAGCGCCCTGAGCCGCGCCGTCAACAATCCGTTCTGA
- a CDS encoding L-threonylcarbamoyladenylate synthase, which yields MLLNGQDGNELHRAAEALAAGDLVGMPTETVYGLAARADVDTAVAKIFAAKGRPADHPLIVHVLDEADALHFAAELPPVARRLIAAFWPGPLTLIAPRRAGVAAAAAGGQDTIGLRCPAHPVARALLEAARPLGVHGVAAPSANRFGRISPTRARHVVDEFEPGLLVLDGGDCEVGIESSIVDCSRGHPVLLRPGVLTPAQIEAAAGEPLRLPDAQAPRASGTLAAHYAPRARVRLFAGDDLAAQVAKHWSPTLAVYSRTARLADGPLMRRMPDEAREAARQLFAVLRELDAAGASEIWIEVPPSERAWDGVRDRLSRAAAAFEG from the coding sequence ATGCTGCTGAACGGTCAGGACGGAAACGAGCTGCACCGCGCCGCCGAGGCGCTGGCCGCCGGCGACCTGGTCGGCATGCCCACTGAGACCGTCTATGGCCTGGCCGCCCGCGCCGATGTCGATACGGCCGTCGCCAAGATCTTCGCGGCCAAGGGCCGGCCGGCCGATCATCCGCTGATCGTCCATGTGTTGGACGAGGCGGACGCCCTGCATTTCGCGGCCGAGCTGCCGCCGGTGGCGCGGCGCCTGATCGCCGCCTTCTGGCCCGGACCGCTGACCCTGATCGCTCCTCGCCGCGCCGGCGTGGCCGCAGCTGCGGCCGGCGGGCAGGACACCATAGGCCTGCGCTGCCCGGCCCATCCGGTCGCCCGCGCCCTGCTGGAAGCGGCGCGCCCGCTGGGGGTCCACGGCGTCGCCGCACCCAGTGCCAACCGCTTCGGCCGCATCAGCCCGACCCGGGCCCGCCATGTGGTGGACGAATTCGAACCCGGCTTGCTGGTGCTGGACGGGGGCGACTGCGAGGTCGGCATCGAATCCAGCATCGTCGACTGCAGCCGTGGCCATCCGGTGCTGTTGCGGCCCGGTGTGCTCACGCCGGCCCAGATCGAAGCGGCGGCCGGGGAGCCGCTGCGCTTGCCCGACGCCCAGGCGCCCCGAGCCTCGGGGACGCTGGCTGCCCACTACGCCCCGCGGGCGCGGGTCCGGCTGTTTGCCGGCGATGACCTGGCGGCACAGGTGGCGAAACATTGGTCGCCGACGCTGGCTGTATATTCACGCACCGCGCGGCTGGCCGACGGTCCGCTGATGCGGCGGATGCCGGACGAGGCGCGTGAGGCGGCGCGGCAGCTGTTTGCCGTGCTGCGTGAGCTGGACGCCGCCGGCGCCAGCGAAATCTGGATTGAAGTACCACCGTCCGAGCGTGCCTGGGACGGTGTCAGGGACAGGCTGTCGCGCGCGGCGGCGGCTTTTGAAGGCTGA
- a CDS encoding 5-(carboxyamino)imidazole ribonucleotide synthase, which yields MAIDKVLMPGEATLGVMGGGQLGRMFVQAAQSLGYRAVVLDADADSPAGAVAHQQVRTGYLDPQGLAELAAAADAITTEFENVPAQALATLAEQRRVAPAGRCVAVCQDRADEKAHFKASGVACAPHAVIRSEAELAAVDASLLPGILKTARMGYDGKGQARVRDRAELAAAWAAMKGVPCVLEQLLPLDLELSVIVARGLDGQVVEFPVQQNLHRDGILAVTEVPAPSVPEAVQAEARTAAARIATELGYVGVLCVEFFLLKDGRLLVNEMAPRPHNSGHYTLDACDVSQFEAQVRALAGLPLRQPRLHSPVVMLNLLGDLWFDAEGRERSPCWDQVLALPGAHLHLYGKAEPRQGRKMGHLNIIGASAAEAAASARQAAALLGLPSEW from the coding sequence ATGGCAATCGACAAGGTCCTGATGCCCGGCGAAGCCACGCTGGGCGTGATGGGAGGAGGCCAGCTGGGCCGCATGTTCGTCCAGGCCGCCCAGAGCCTGGGCTACCGCGCCGTGGTGCTCGACGCCGATGCCGACAGCCCGGCCGGCGCCGTGGCCCATCAGCAGGTGCGCACCGGCTACCTCGACCCGCAGGGCCTGGCCGAGCTGGCCGCGGCGGCGGACGCGATCACCACCGAATTCGAAAACGTCCCGGCCCAGGCCCTGGCGACCCTGGCCGAGCAGCGCCGCGTGGCGCCGGCCGGCCGCTGTGTGGCGGTCTGCCAGGACCGGGCCGACGAGAAGGCTCATTTCAAGGCCAGCGGCGTCGCATGCGCGCCGCACGCCGTGATCCGCAGCGAGGCCGAGCTGGCCGCGGTCGATGCGAGCCTGCTTCCCGGCATCCTCAAGACCGCCCGCATGGGCTACGACGGCAAGGGCCAGGCCCGTGTCCGCGACCGCGCCGAGCTGGCCGCCGCCTGGGCCGCGATGAAGGGCGTGCCCTGCGTGCTGGAGCAGTTGCTGCCCCTGGACCTGGAGCTGTCGGTTATCGTGGCCCGCGGCCTGGACGGCCAGGTGGTCGAGTTCCCGGTCCAGCAGAACCTGCACCGCGACGGCATCCTGGCCGTCACCGAGGTGCCGGCGCCCAGCGTGCCCGAAGCGGTGCAAGCGGAGGCCCGAACCGCCGCTGCCCGCATTGCAACCGAGCTGGGCTATGTGGGTGTGCTGTGTGTCGAGTTCTTCCTGTTGAAGGATGGCCGCCTGCTGGTCAACGAGATGGCACCGCGTCCCCACAACTCGGGCCATTACACGCTGGATGCCTGTGACGTCAGCCAGTTCGAGGCCCAGGTGCGGGCCCTGGCCGGCCTGCCGCTGCGCCAGCCGCGCCTGCATTCGCCGGTCGTGATGCTGAATCTGCTGGGTGACCTGTGGTTCGATGCCGAGGGCCGCGAGCGCAGCCCCTGCTGGGACCAGGTCCTGGCGCTGCCGGGTGCGCATCTGCATCTGTACGGCAAGGCCGAACCTCGACAGGGCCGCAAGATGGGCCACCTGAACATCATCGGCGCGAGCGCGGCGGAAGCCGCGGCCAGCGCGCGCCAGGCTGCGGCTTTGCTGGGCCTGCCGTCCGAATGGTGA